A single genomic interval of Hemibagrus wyckioides isolate EC202008001 linkage group LG13, SWU_Hwy_1.0, whole genome shotgun sequence harbors:
- the LOC131363255 gene encoding cytochrome P450 26A1 has product MGLYTLLVTLLCTVVLPVLLLLAAVKLWQVLVIRGLDPSCMSPLPPGTMGLPFIGETLQLILQRRKFLRMKRQKYGFIYKTHLFGNPTVRVMGAENVRQILLGEHKLVAVQWPASVRTILGSDTLSNVHGSLHRNKKKAILKAFSRDALEHYIPVIQEEVRCAITDWLERDAPVLVYPEMKRLMFRIAMRILLGFEPEEIKRDEQELVEAFEEMIKNLFSLPIDVPFSGLYRGLKARNFIHAKIEENIKKKIQDGDNENEPKYKDALQQLIENSRRSDEPLSMQAMKEAATELLFGGHETTASTATSLVMFLGLNPEVIQRIRDELEEKEVSSMYLPERALNMELLEHLKYTGCVIKETLRINPPVPGGFRVALKTFELNGYQIPKGWNVIYSICDTHDVADIFPHKEEFHPERFMAKGLEDSSRFNYIPFGGGARMCVGKEFAKMLLKIFLVELTEHCNWTLSNGPPTMKTGPTVYPVDNLPTKFCRYVSN; this is encoded by the exons ATGGGTCTGTACACTTTGTTGGTAACCTTGTTGTGTACGGTTGTGCTTCCCGTGTTGCTGCTTTTAGCCGCGGTGAAGCTCTGGCAGGTTTTGGTGATCCGAGGACTCGACCCGAGCTGCATGAGCCCTCTTCCCCCAGGCACCATGGGTCTGCCTTTTATTGGAGAGACGCTGCAGCTCATCCTTCAG AGAAGAAAATTTCTGCGCATGAAGCGTCAAAAGTACGGCTTCATCTACAAAACGCACCTCTTCGGGAACCCCACGGTGCGCGTCATGGGCGCTGAGAACGTGCGCCAGATCCTGCTCGGGGAACACAAGCTGGTGGCCGTGCAGTGGCCCGCTTCCGTCAGAACCATCCTCGGCTCAGACACGCTCTCCAACGTGCACGGATCTCTGCACcgaaacaagaaaaaa gcgATCCTGAAGGCTTTTTCTCGGGATGCTCTGGAGCACTACATCCCGGTGATCCAGGAGGAGGTCCGGTGCGCAATCACTGACTGGCTGGAGCGCGACGCGCCCGTGCTCGTCTACCCGGAAATGAAGCGCCTTATGTTTCGCATCGCCATGAGAATCCTTCTGGGCTTTGAACCAGAGGAGATCAAGAGGGACGAGCAAGAGCTTGTTGAGGCTTTTGAGGAAATGATTAAGAATCTCTTCTCCCTCCCAATTGACGTTCCATTCAGCGGCTTATATCGG GGCCTCAAAGCTCGAAATTTTATTCATGCAAAAATTGAGGAAAATATCAAGAAGAAAATCCAAGATGGAGACAATGAGAATGAGCCCAAGTACAAGGATGCTCTTCAGCAGTTGATTGAAAACAGCAGGAGAAGTGATGAGCCACTCAGCATGCAG GCAATGAAGGAAGCAGCAACTGAACTTCTTTTTGGTGGTCACGAGACTACGGCTAGTACAGCAACTTCTCTGGTGATGTTCCTGGGACTGAATCCAGAGGTGATTCAGCGAATCCGAGATGAGCTCGAAGAGAAG GAGGTTTCAAGCATGTATTTGCCTGAAAGAGCTCTTAATATGGAGCTGCTGGAACATCTCAAGTACACTGGATGTGTCATTAAGGAAACCCTCCGAATTAACCCACCTGTGCCTGGCGGATTCCGTGTTGCACTTAAAACATTTGAACTCAAT GGCTACCAGATTCCCAAAGGCTGGAAtgtcatttacagcatttgtgaTACCCATGATGTTGCAGATATCTTCCCTCACAAAGAGGAATTCCACCCAGAGAGATTCATGGCTAAAGGTTTGGAAGACAGTTCCAGGTTTAACTACATCCCCTTCGGAGGAGGAGCCAGGATGTGTGTGGGAAAGGAGTTTGCCAAAATGCTACTCAAGATATTTTTAGTCGAGTTAACAGAGCACTGCAACTGGACACTTTCAAACGGACCCCCAACAATGAAAACGGGCCCGACTGTGTATCCGGTGGACAATCTCCCCACAAAGTTCTGCCGTTACGTCAGTAATTAG